A genomic segment from Microcoleus sp. FACHB-672 encodes:
- a CDS encoding DDE transposase family protein — protein METSQSWYIVKRPQGSCEILPAEQIEQKEDPNIVERWGPFTSPDEAIARRVGLIRTGKCQPQ, from the coding sequence ATGGAAACCTCACAAAGTTGGTATATTGTCAAACGTCCGCAGGGAAGCTGTGAGATACTTCCTGCCGAACAAATTGAACAAAAAGAAGACCCCAACATCGTTGAAAGATGGGGTCCTTTTACATCACCCGACGAAGCGATTGCTCGTCGCGTGGGATTAATTAGAACCGGCAAATGCCAGCCGCAGTAA
- the ctpC gene encoding carboxyl-terminal processing protease CtpC yields MELTRRGLVVGATVVMVSAVAITGASIHLKGQAFFQDSPKELVDEVWQIIDRNYVDATFNQVDWQAIRSEYLGRPYNSKEDAYKAVREMLEKLNDPYTRFMDPREFQNMQIDTQGELTGVGLQLAQDEETKKLIVISPIEETPAFRAGILAKDFIVKIDGTSTEGMDVNQAVNLIRGQAGTDVTLTILRGKQQLDFRLTRVRIEIHPVRHSLRKTPTGDIGYIRLNQFSSNAPKEMRDAIQDLEKQNVTGYVLDLRSNPGGLLNGSIDIARMWLQDGTIVSTVNRRGEMDRQSANKRALTDKPLVVLVDGGSASASEILSGALQDNKRAVLIGTKTFGKGLVQSVRGLGDGSGLAVTIAKYLTPSGRDINKHGIDPDVVLELSEEQKLVLRKDITKIGSPEDAQYAKAVEVLKQEIAAKGGNRAETAVPAKTTKPTKTPAKAK; encoded by the coding sequence ATGGAACTAACAAGACGTGGACTCGTTGTAGGCGCAACTGTCGTTATGGTTAGCGCGGTCGCAATTACAGGAGCTAGTATTCACCTCAAAGGTCAGGCTTTCTTTCAGGATAGCCCCAAAGAACTGGTTGATGAAGTTTGGCAGATAATTGACCGCAACTATGTGGATGCCACCTTCAACCAAGTAGATTGGCAGGCCATTCGTAGTGAGTATCTGGGCCGGCCTTATAACAGCAAAGAGGATGCTTACAAAGCAGTCCGAGAAATGCTGGAGAAGCTTAACGATCCCTACACCCGGTTTATGGACCCGCGAGAGTTCCAAAATATGCAGATTGATACGCAGGGGGAACTCACCGGCGTAGGGCTTCAGTTAGCTCAAGATGAGGAAACGAAAAAGCTGATCGTAATTTCGCCGATCGAAGAAACACCGGCATTCCGTGCAGGGATTTTGGCTAAAGATTTTATTGTCAAAATTGATGGCACAAGTACCGAAGGGATGGATGTGAATCAGGCGGTGAACCTGATCCGGGGGCAGGCCGGCACAGACGTGACCCTCACCATTTTACGCGGGAAGCAACAGTTAGATTTTCGGCTGACACGCGTGCGAATTGAGATTCATCCCGTTCGCCATTCTTTACGCAAAACTCCGACAGGAGACATTGGATATATTCGCCTGAATCAATTTAGTTCTAATGCCCCCAAGGAAATGCGGGATGCAATCCAAGATTTAGAAAAGCAGAACGTGACTGGCTATGTTTTGGATCTGCGTTCTAACCCCGGTGGATTGCTTAACGGCAGTATCGATATTGCCCGGATGTGGTTGCAAGATGGCACGATTGTTTCAACCGTAAATCGACGCGGTGAAATGGATCGTCAAAGTGCCAATAAACGCGCTTTAACGGATAAGCCTTTGGTGGTGCTGGTGGATGGGGGTTCTGCAAGCGCTAGCGAAATTCTCTCAGGGGCATTACAAGATAACAAACGGGCAGTTTTAATCGGGACTAAAACCTTTGGCAAAGGTTTGGTGCAATCTGTGCGCGGATTGGGCGATGGTTCTGGGCTAGCTGTGACGATTGCGAAGTATCTCACTCCCAGCGGGCGAGATATTAATAAGCATGGAATCGATCCAGATGTGGTGCTGGAACTGTCGGAAGAGCAGAAGCTCGTATTGCGTAAAGATATTACGAAAATCGGCTCTCCAGAAGATGCTCAATATGCGAAAGCGGTAGAAGTATTAAAGCAAGAAATTGCGGCAAAAGGAGGAAATCGCGCCGAAACAGCAGTGCCGGCGAAGACAACTAAACCGACTAAAACACCTGCTAAAGCTAAATAG
- the ispG gene encoding (E)-4-hydroxy-3-methylbut-2-enyl-diphosphate synthase translates to MQTLPTLTTSNASTSQFSTDTTIHRRKTRPVKVGNVTIGGGYPVVVQSMINEDTLDIDGSVAGIRRLHEIGCEIVRVTVPSMAHAKALAEIKQKLIETYQQVPLVADVHHNGMKIALEVAKHVDKVRINPGLYVFEKPKADRTEYSQTEFDEIGEKIRETLKPLVVSLRDQGKAMRIGVNHGSLGERMLFTYGDTPEGMVESALEFIRICESLDFRNIVISMKASRVPVMLAAYRLMAQRMDGLGMDYPLHLGVTEAGDGEYGRIKSTAGIATLLADGIGDTIRVSLTEAPEKEIPVCYSILQALGLRKTMVEYVACPSCGRTLFNLEEVLHKVREATKHLTGLDIAVMGCIVNGPGEMADADYGYVGKQAGYISLYRGREEIKKVPEDRGVEELINLIKTDGRWVDP, encoded by the coding sequence ATGCAAACTCTGCCCACTTTAACAACTTCTAACGCCTCTACCAGTCAATTCTCTACCGATACCACCATCCACCGGCGCAAAACACGCCCTGTTAAGGTGGGCAATGTCACCATCGGCGGCGGCTACCCTGTGGTGGTGCAGTCAATGATTAATGAAGACACGCTTGATATTGACGGATCGGTTGCCGGCATTCGTCGCCTGCATGAAATTGGCTGTGAGATCGTGCGCGTTACCGTGCCGAGTATGGCACACGCCAAAGCCCTGGCGGAAATTAAGCAAAAACTGATTGAAACTTACCAGCAAGTCCCCCTGGTAGCCGACGTGCATCACAATGGCATGAAAATCGCCTTGGAAGTGGCGAAGCACGTGGATAAGGTGCGGATCAATCCGGGGCTATATGTGTTTGAAAAGCCCAAAGCTGACAGAACCGAATACAGCCAAACTGAATTTGATGAAATTGGGGAAAAAATACGCGAAACGCTAAAACCTTTAGTTGTTTCTCTTCGCGATCAAGGAAAAGCGATGAGAATCGGGGTCAATCACGGTTCTCTGGGTGAACGGATGCTGTTTACCTACGGTGATACCCCAGAAGGCATGGTGGAATCTGCTTTAGAATTTATCCGCATCTGTGAGTCGTTAGATTTCCGTAATATCGTGATTTCGATGAAGGCGTCGCGGGTGCCGGTAATGTTAGCCGCCTACCGGCTGATGGCACAGCGTATGGATGGGTTGGGAATGGATTACCCCCTACATTTAGGCGTTACAGAAGCCGGCGATGGGGAATATGGACGGATTAAGTCTACTGCCGGCATTGCCACCCTGTTAGCCGATGGCATTGGGGATACGATTCGCGTCTCCCTTACGGAAGCCCCAGAAAAAGAAATTCCTGTTTGCTACAGCATTCTGCAGGCACTGGGTTTGCGGAAAACGATGGTGGAGTATGTGGCCTGTCCTTCTTGTGGTCGCACTTTATTTAACTTAGAAGAAGTGCTGCACAAGGTGCGAGAAGCAACCAAACATCTCACCGGCCTGGATATTGCAGTCATGGGCTGTATTGTCAATGGCCCTGGAGAAATGGCGGATGCTGACTATGGCTATGTCGGAAAACAAGCCGGCTACATTTCTTTATATCGCGGGCGGGAAGAAATCAAAAAAGTCCCAGAAGATCGGGGAGTTGAGGAGTTAATTAATTTAATCAAAACCGATGGCCGGTGGGTTGATCCCTAA
- a CDS encoding GUN4 domain-containing protein, with protein sequence MLRQIVGGRYQIISHLGGGGFGTTFVAEDRHLPGNPRCVVKQLKPKAVDNPTALEAARRLFEREADVLYKLGSHNQIPRLFAHFEEDREFYLVQELIEGHELRQELPVNQQLSEAQVVCILREILEVLVFVHQQDVIHRDIKPSNLIRCRQDKKIVLIDFGAVKQLGTPAINSQGQTSFTIAIGSPGYMPSEQMAGKPRFSSDIYAVGMIGIQALTGLHPRGLPEDPNTCEIIWRDRAEVSLEFAKVIDKMVRYDFRERYQSAREVLEIFKFFQSRRLSTLKTIPVISGKSQLDLSTTKLIISDNLSSACGIDYSRLRNFLAAEEWKEADQETAAVMLKAAGREQEGFLRAKDIAELSCQDLQTIDTLWLKYSKGCFSFSIQQRLWEKVGGNPNANYETENLFADSLGWRVKENWLDYHHLIFNVSAPEGYLPRLYLGEIKSLRRNVPMDAPRMSLGDFFSRIKVCKLQEFTLVFPRVKPNILTNNLTNDQEINYTRLRDFLAVGQWKEADAETSAVMLKASFKEKEDLLTADDIEKFSCEALSILDELWVRYSKGHFGFSVQQRIWQSCGGKLDADATTCRRFGTQIGWFVKDNWLFYSDATFSLNAPAGHLPMCDLRGYGRKIWGLVRVCLLSRIEACLLQASTVTWPNVKPERQVNDTQRRHNSFVRNRIAVINGDITEQQVDAIVCATDYYFSGSGGVDYAIHRAAGADLREACRQLKGCACGEAKITAGYNLPAQWIIHTVGPSWGGGANQEEQRLAECYRNCLVLAEQYSIKTIAFPAISTGTFGFPMLLASRIAICEVKRFLESNSSIEKVIFVCFEELAYDCYLNTIDGIFR encoded by the coding sequence ATGCTAAGACAAATAGTAGGTGGGCGCTATCAAATTATTAGCCACTTGGGAGGTGGAGGCTTCGGCACAACCTTTGTGGCTGAAGACCGGCATTTACCGGGTAACCCGCGATGCGTCGTAAAACAACTCAAGCCTAAGGCTGTCGATAACCCAACCGCTTTAGAGGCGGCAAGGCGTCTGTTTGAGCGCGAAGCCGACGTGTTGTACAAATTGGGAAGTCACAATCAGATACCTCGGCTTTTTGCTCACTTTGAAGAAGATCGAGAATTTTATTTAGTTCAAGAATTAATTGAAGGACATGAGCTGCGTCAAGAATTACCTGTTAACCAACAGTTAAGCGAAGCTCAGGTTGTTTGTATTTTACGAGAAATTCTAGAAGTTTTAGTTTTTGTCCATCAGCAAGATGTCATCCATCGGGATATTAAGCCTTCTAATTTAATTCGATGTCGGCAGGATAAAAAGATTGTTTTAATCGACTTTGGGGCAGTCAAACAACTAGGAACTCCAGCCATTAACTCTCAGGGACAAACAAGTTTTACGATTGCTATCGGTTCACCCGGTTATATGCCCAGCGAACAAATGGCCGGCAAGCCCCGCTTTAGCAGTGATATCTATGCGGTGGGAATGATTGGAATTCAAGCCCTCACCGGCTTACATCCAAGAGGCTTACCAGAAGATCCTAATACTTGTGAAATTATTTGGCGTGATCGTGCGGAAGTCAGTTTAGAATTTGCTAAAGTTATCGACAAAATGGTGCGTTATGACTTTCGTGAACGCTATCAATCAGCCAGGGAAGTGCTGGAAATTTTTAAGTTTTTCCAGTCGAGACGCTTATCTACTCTTAAAACTATCCCGGTGATATCTGGAAAATCTCAACTTGATTTATCAACCACCAAATTAATTATTAGCGATAATCTCAGTTCTGCGTGTGGAATTGATTACAGCAGGCTGCGAAATTTTCTAGCAGCCGAAGAATGGAAAGAAGCCGATCAAGAAACGGCGGCTGTGATGCTGAAGGCTGCCGGCAGAGAGCAAGAAGGCTTTTTGAGAGCTAAAGATATTGCTGAACTTTCCTGTCAAGACTTGCAAACAATTGACACACTTTGGCTCAAGTATAGCAAAGGATGTTTTAGTTTTAGTATACAACAGCGCCTTTGGGAAAAAGTTGGGGGAAATCCTAATGCTAATTATGAAACGGAAAATTTATTTGCAGATTCCTTGGGATGGCGTGTAAAAGAAAATTGGTTAGATTATCATCACCTGATTTTTAACGTTTCTGCACCTGAAGGATACTTGCCTCGTTTGTATTTGGGAGAGATAAAGAGTCTTCGCAGGAACGTGCCAATGGATGCTCCAAGAATGAGTTTAGGTGATTTCTTTTCTCGCATTAAGGTTTGTAAGTTACAGGAATTTACCTTGGTTTTTCCTAGAGTTAAGCCAAATATTTTAACTAACAATCTTACCAATGATCAAGAAATAAATTACACTCGCTTACGCGATTTTCTAGCAGTCGGCCAATGGAAAGAAGCCGATGCGGAAACTTCGGCTGTGATGCTAAAGGCAAGTTTCAAAGAAAAAGAAGACTTGCTGACAGCAGACGATATTGAGAAGTTTTCTTGTGAAGCTTTGAGTATCCTTGATGAGCTATGGGTCAGGTACAGCAAAGGACATTTTGGTTTTAGTGTACAGCAGCGTATTTGGCAAAGTTGTGGAGGAAAACTTGACGCTGACGCGACAACTTGCCGTCGGTTTGGCACTCAAATTGGATGGTTTGTTAAGGATAACTGGCTTTTTTATAGCGATGCCACCTTCTCCCTCAATGCGCCGGCTGGACATCTGCCCATGTGCGATCTACGAGGCTATGGGCGTAAGATTTGGGGGTTAGTGCGCGTGTGTCTACTGTCTCGGATTGAAGCTTGTCTGCTGCAAGCCTCTACTGTTACTTGGCCAAATGTCAAGCCAGAACGTCAAGTTAACGACACTCAACGCCGGCATAACTCGTTTGTGAGAAATCGGATCGCCGTTATTAACGGTGATATTACAGAACAACAAGTCGATGCGATTGTTTGTGCTACTGACTATTATTTCTCTGGCAGTGGTGGGGTAGATTATGCGATTCACCGTGCTGCCGGCGCTGATCTTCGAGAAGCTTGTCGGCAGTTAAAAGGTTGCGCTTGTGGGGAGGCTAAAATTACTGCCGGTTATAACCTTCCTGCACAGTGGATTATTCATACTGTAGGGCCGAGCTGGGGAGGCGGTGCCAATCAGGAGGAGCAGAGATTAGCTGAATGTTATCGCAACTGTTTAGTCTTGGCAGAACAGTATTCTATAAAAACAATTGCGTTTCCAGCGATTAGCACGGGAACTTTTGGCTTCCCGATGCTGTTAGCTTCCAGAATTGCAATTTGCGAAGTCAAGCGTTTTCTTGAAAGCAATTCTTCCATAGAAAAAGTTATTTTTGTTTGCTTCGAGGAATTGGCTTACGATTGTTATTTGAATACAATTGATGGAATTTTTAGATAA
- a CDS encoding S1 RNA-binding domain-containing protein produces the protein MNPESLRSQAANASFSMDDFAKALEQHDYEFPKGKVVRGKAFEYDPEGAYVDIGGKSPAFLPITEASLRRVTNLPEVLPLQEERDFLIIREQNSDGQVTLSLRQLELQKVWGELLQVQESGQSVQARVTGTNKGGVTVDVRGLRGFIPRSHLVARDNLEELIGQRLTANFLEINQDTNKLVLSQRLIAQANRVSQLSVGELVEGEIVSIKPFGVFVSLDGVTALLHIKQVSQTYISSLPDVFKLGQPIKAVIIELDEWKGRISLSTRVLENYPGEILEKMSEVMADAEQRAKKVGKKDTEPAKPVAKAQES, from the coding sequence ATGAATCCAGAATCGCTCCGTTCTCAAGCGGCAAACGCGTCCTTCTCGATGGACGATTTTGCCAAAGCCCTCGAACAACACGACTACGAGTTTCCAAAGGGAAAGGTGGTACGCGGCAAGGCGTTTGAATACGACCCGGAGGGCGCGTATGTTGATATCGGTGGTAAATCACCGGCATTTCTCCCCATCACAGAGGCTTCCTTGAGACGGGTTACGAATTTGCCTGAAGTGCTGCCGTTGCAGGAAGAACGTGACTTCCTGATCATCCGAGAGCAAAATTCTGATGGCCAAGTAACGCTTTCTCTGCGGCAACTTGAACTGCAAAAAGTTTGGGGAGAACTGCTTCAGGTGCAGGAAAGTGGCCAATCCGTGCAGGCGCGTGTCACCGGCACGAATAAGGGAGGCGTCACAGTGGATGTGCGAGGGTTGCGGGGGTTTATTCCGCGATCGCATTTAGTGGCGCGAGACAATTTAGAGGAATTGATTGGGCAACGCCTGACAGCCAACTTTTTAGAAATCAATCAAGACACGAATAAATTGGTGCTATCTCAGCGCTTAATAGCTCAAGCAAATCGCGTTAGCCAGTTGTCAGTTGGTGAGCTGGTAGAAGGTGAAATTGTTAGCATTAAGCCATTTGGGGTGTTTGTCAGTTTAGATGGCGTTACTGCCTTGCTGCATATCAAGCAGGTGAGCCAAACCTATATTTCCTCTCTTCCAGATGTGTTTAAGCTAGGTCAGCCGATCAAAGCTGTGATCATTGAGCTAGATGAATGGAAAGGCCGAATTTCCCTCTCTACCCGTGTTTTAGAAAATTATCCTGGGGAGATACTGGAGAAAATGTCCGAAGTGATGGCAGATGCTGAGCAGCGGGCAAAGAAAGTGGGCAAGAAAGACACTGAGCCGGCAAAGCCGGTGGCCAAAGCTCAAGAAAGCTAA